Below is a window of Janthinobacterium lividum DNA.
CACTTCCAGTTGACCGTAGTGGCCGCCTGCATACACGGGAGCCGTCGCCTCCCAGTGGATCAGATCCGGCGAGACGGCGTGACCGATCACGCCACGTTCATACAGTGGGCCGTCGTTGCGGCGCGCCGTGTAGAACATATGGTACATACCGTCCATTTTCTGCGGCAGCACCCACGGATCGCGTAGCGCGCGGTCATGCCAGCGACCTTCCTGGTACTCCTCGTAATAACGTTCATCCAGGTCCAGTGCAAGGCCGCTGCCGACACGCGTCCACGGGCCATTGATGCTGCTTGCCGTTGCATGGCCGATGCGCTGGCACATTCCGTTCTCTGCGCGGCTGGTGCCGGTATAGAAAAGGTGATAGCTGCCCTCGGCCTGGATGACGGAGCCAGTCCAGGTAGTAAAGTCGTCCCAGGCCGGGTCAGCAGAGGGACCAAATATGGTACCGAATGCTGTCCAGTTGCGCAGGTCGGTCGATACCGCATGTCCAACCGACACATTCCAGTGGCGCAGGTCAGGGTTGCCGATGGCACGGTCGGCCTGCAGGAAAAACAGGTGCTGCAGATCGTCTTGTGCGAAGTGCCAGAAGTCCCATATGTATTTATTGTCGATTTGTAATGTCATGATTAATCTCAGGTTAGCCCTTGATGCCTGTACCGGCGACCGAGGCGACAAATTGTCGCTGGAACGCCAGAAACACCGCGAGCACGGGTAAAGTAATTACCGATGCGTAGGCCATGATCTGGCCCCACGAATTGGTACGTCCGAAGAACTGCTGGATGCCCGGCTGGACCGGCCGGAATGCTTCGCCTTGCACCACCATGATCGGCCACAGATACTGGTTCCAGGCTGAAATGAACAACACGATGGCGGCGGTGGCGATGACCGGTCCGCTGTTGGGCATGATGATGCGCGCGTACACCGTCCAGGGGCCGGCACCGTCCATCTTTGCCGCCTCATCCAGTTCAGGTGGAATGTCACGGAAAAACTGATAGAACAGGAACACGCAGAAGGCGTTGGCGAGGAAGGGAATCACCTGCACATGCAGGCTGTTGAACCAGCCGGTGTGCAGTACGACCTGGCCATGCTCGAAGGCCGGCCATGGCAGGCGGGCCACCAGTGACAGCAGCGGGATGGCGATTACTTCGAATGGCACGACTACCATAGCCACTACCAGCGCCAGGACAACCTTGCGGCCACGCCAGCGCATGCGCGCTATCGCATACGCAAGCATGCTGTTGACGAGAATCCCGCCGACCACGATCAAGGCGGCGATCAAGGTGGAATTGAGCAGGAAGCCTGGCAAGTCGCTTTTTTCAAACACGGCCTGGTAATTTCGCATCGACCAGTCTGCCGAAGGCACGTATGCCTTCCAGCTGGACAGGTTGGAAAATATCGCTGCATCGCTCTTGAACGACGAGGCGAACATGAACAGGAGTGGAGTGGCAAAGATGATGCCGATCACGCTCATGCAAAGGAACAGTGCAGTGGCGCCGAGCGCCTTGCGCAGTGGTCGGTTCACTTTGATTCTCCTTTTGATACCAGTAGACGTTGCAGCAGCGACAGAGCCAGGACGATCAGGAAGAACACCAGCGTAATGGTCGATCCGTAACCCACATCCTGCTCCTTGAATCCGTTGCGCACAGCGTGATATACCACTGTCGAGGTGGAGTCGAGCGGTCCGCCGGATGTCATCACGTCAACCTGCGTAAACAAGCCAAAGGCCAGCAACGTCGTCGAGACGAGCACGAAAATAATGGTATTGCGCAGCCCGGGCAGGGTCACGTGCACAAAGCGCTGCCAGGCGTTGGCGCCCATCAGGGTGGCCGCCTCATATTGCTCGGCAGAGATCGATTGCAGACCTGCCAGAAACACGAGCATCTGGAATCCCGCGCCTTGCCAGGCCGACATCAGTGCGATGGCTGGCAATGCATAGGCGCTATCACCCAGCCAGTCGGGGCCGGCGTCGGGATCGTGCAGCAATGTTCGCAATAGTTCGTTGAGCATGCCGCGGTCCGTATTGAGCATGAAGGCCCATACGATGGATGCCACTACCATGGAGGTCACGACGGGGGCGAAATACACGGTGCGAAAAAAGACTCTGCCTCGCACGCGCTGGTTGACGAGTATCGCCAGACCCAGTGCCACGCCGCATTGCAGGGGCAGTACCAGAGCGGCAAACAGGAATGTGTTAATCAGCGAGCGGTAAAACAGGGGATCCGTGGCCGCCAGCACGATGCGCTGATTTCCCACTTCAACGCGGAACGCTTCGCGGTAGCCCTCGAGTTCCGGACGCGCCTTGCGTACCTGGCGCCAGGTGGGAAAGTGCACACCGTCTGCATCACGTACAAGGTTGCCGCGCGCGTCTTGGATCGGATCAATGGCGGCAACCTTGAGTGACAACAGGCGCTTGTAATTGTCAAAGCCGATATAGTTGGTCGCTTCTGGCGACATCAGGCGGTGATTCGTCATGGTCGCTCCGGCAGCGAGCAGCATCGGCAGCACAACGAACAGCAGGAACAACAATACTGCGGGAGAGACGAACAGCGCTGTAGCGAACGGGCTGTCCTGGCCAAGTTTGGTTTTCATGGTGCGCTCCGAGGTTTGCCTGCATCAAAGCCATAGCCATTGTTGCGGCTAATGTTGTGTTCTATCGCCTCGACCGCTTCGTCGAGCGCATCGGCCGCATCTTTGCCGCTACGAATGTCAGCCATGGCCTTTTCAAAAGCGGACGACATGGCCGGATAGCCTGGGGTCGCCGGCCGTGTTACCGCATAGCGCCGGGCGAATTCGAAATAGAGGCGCCAGTCACCGCCTGGACGATAATGTTCGGTCATAGCGGCACTCTCGACCGTTACTGGCACCAGGCCCGTGGCGCGCGACGCTTCGGCAATTTCGGGTGTCGAGATCAAGTGCGTCAGGAAGGCTGCCGCGCCATCAGCCTGTCGACAGGTGCGCGTAATACCCCACTGCCAGGTTCCGGCGCCTATTTTTGGACCATCGCCGAAATCGGGTGGTGGCATGACCAGCAGGTCATCGCCGAATCGTTCGCTGTATTCGCGCGCCTTCCAGGATCCCGTATAGTGAAAGAGTGTCCGTTCTTGCTCGAAGGCCCGGTCGTCCGCAGGGTTGCGCTCGGCCAGCTTGTCCTTGAACAGGCGACCATAGTAACGGCCCACGCGAATGGCAGCATCGCTGTTGAGCATACCGTCCACTCGCAGGTAACTGCTACGGTCTATCAGATCCGTTCCGGCGCTTTGCAGCCATGGCGAGAAGGCGTAGCTGGACCATTCGCCCTTGAACCTGCCGTTCAAATCCAGCGGAAAACGATAGCGCCCGCTTTGCTTGGCCTTGAGCAAGATGGTGTGAAATTCGGCAGCCGTATAGGGATGCTCCAGTGTGGCGGCACGCACGCCGAGTGCTTCGATCTGACTGCGGCGGGAAAAGAGCGCCAGCGCGACGTCGAACTGTCCGACGCTATACAGTTTGCCTTTATACGAACCACGTCCACCTTCCAGCAGGCGCTTCACGGCATCTGTCGGCAGCAGGGTATCGAGAGGCTGCACATGTCCAGCCCAGGCAAAGTTAGGCACAGTCGGTTGGTCCATCGCAATGATGCATGGCAGTTGGCCGACCATTGAGGCGGCCGTAATCGATTCAGTGTACGAGCCCTGGGGAATGGCTTCAACCACCACTTTCCAGCGCTGCTGCGAACGATTGAAACGCTCGACGGCAGCCCGGCCTGCCGCCATTTCAACATCACCCGTATCATGGCGCCATAATCTGATCTCTTGAGGTGCGCCCCATGCTGGCGCCGTCAAGACCGCCAGCACCACAGCCAACGCGGGCCTCACCGTTTATCCTTGGCCGCCGTACGGGAAGGAGGGGCACTGACGGTGCCGCGCATGACTGGTACGCACGGAACGTGGATCGTTGCGGCTTCTTGCGGCGGTTGCTCCAGCGCAAAGCGTCCCGACAACTCGCCAATTTCACGGTAGGGCAGGGCGACCGTCGTCAGACCCGGATCGAGCGCTTCGGAAATCAATCGGAAATCATCGAAGCCAACAATTGAGACATCGGCAGGTACGCGCAAGCCCCGCCGTTGCAATATAAAGATGACGCGCATGGCCATCTTGTCATTGCCGCACAAGATTGCCGTGGGGCGGTTCGCTTTGGCAAACAGGCGGTCGACTGCGTCGGATAGGTGGGAGAATTCGTCTGCATCGGCCTCGTCCGCACCATGGATCAGCCATTCCGCGTCGGGAGTGACACCATGTTCGCGCATGGCCCGGTGAAAGCCGCGCAAGCGCAATTCAGTCGCCACCATGCCCTGGATCAGCTGCAGGAAGGCGATTTTGCGGTGGCCGGCTTGCAGGACGATCTGCGCAGCCGCATAGCCGCCTCCTTCGTCGTCCGGGACAACCTGGGTGTAGCGTCCCGCCGCCTCATAGCAGTTGGCCAGCACGGCGGGCGTGCCGCCCATCAGCGGTGCGAGCTCCACCTGCCGGTGAAACGGCGTGGCGTACAGGATGGCTTCCACGCGGCGCTCGCGCATATCGGCCACCAGCCGACTGGCGATGGCGGCGCTTCCTCCCGTCTCGCCAATCAGCATCACCTTGCCGAGCTGTTCGCAGACGAGTTGAATACCTTTGATGATTTCGGACGAATCAGGGGTAGTCGTCAGCCGTTCGGCGATGACCGCCACCAGGCCGGTCGGTCGCCCACGCAGCATGCGCGCCGCTGCCGAGGGCGTGAATTCCAGGCTGCGCATCGCCAGTTCAATGCGTTCACGGGTTTTTTCGGATACTTCGGTAGCGCCATTGAGCACGCGCGATACCGTCTTGATCGATACGCCCGCCTTCTCCGCCACATCATGAATCGTTGCCACACTGTCTCCTTGGTGCTGTTCTTATGTGCTGACTTTCGTTGTGCGACAGAAAATGTCTAACGTTGTCATTTGTATTTTTATGGTAAGCATTTCTGCGTACGGCGTCAACAGAAATGCAAAGGAAATGTGTTCTGCGCTATTTGTCTTCCAGCCGAAGGTTCTCTTGGGCGGGCCCGATACTACCGGATCGACAGCGTCGGATTGTCCCGTCGTATCGATGTTGGCGATACCTTCCGTCAAGACATTCAACGCGCGCGATTGCCTGAAATAAAGCGCTTAACGGCGCGGCAAGATGTACCTGTCGCGCAACATACTGGCGCTGCTATGCCCCGCCCTGTGGCAGATTTTTCTGTTGACGGTAGTTGGCGGACTACTTATCATTCAAAAAATGACAACGTT
It encodes the following:
- a CDS encoding family 43 glycosylhydrolase, coding for MTLQIDNKYIWDFWHFAQDDLQHLFFLQADRAIGNPDLRHWNVSVGHAVSTDLRNWTAFGTIFGPSADPAWDDFTTWTGSVIQAEGSYHLFYTGTSRAENGMCQRIGHATASSINGPWTRVGSGLALDLDERYYEEYQEGRWHDRALRDPWVLPQKMDGMYHMFYTARRNDGPLYERGVIGHAVSPDLIHWEATAPVYAGGHYGQLEVPQIFERDGRWYCVFCNVSAHWSEAMRTQHGGGVSGTHYLVADHPLGPWQPAPGFLDGDEPCRRYAGKILHDPVTGGDCLMAFEDTGADGQFVGRIGDPIALRLEGGLYQLGHLLTEK
- a CDS encoding carbohydrate ABC transporter permease encodes the protein MSVIGIIFATPLLFMFASSFKSDAAIFSNLSSWKAYVPSADWSMRNYQAVFEKSDLPGFLLNSTLIAALIVVGGILVNSMLAYAIARMRWRGRKVVLALVVAMVVVPFEVIAIPLLSLVARLPWPAFEHGQVVLHTGWFNSLHVQVIPFLANAFCVFLFYQFFRDIPPELDEAAKMDGAGPWTVYARIIMPNSGPVIATAAIVLFISAWNQYLWPIMVVQGEAFRPVQPGIQQFFGRTNSWGQIMAYASVITLPVLAVFLAFQRQFVASVAGTGIKG
- a CDS encoding sugar ABC transporter permease, whose protein sequence is MKTKLGQDSPFATALFVSPAVLLFLLFVVLPMLLAAGATMTNHRLMSPEATNYIGFDNYKRLLSLKVAAIDPIQDARGNLVRDADGVHFPTWRQVRKARPELEGYREAFRVEVGNQRIVLAATDPLFYRSLINTFLFAALVLPLQCGVALGLAILVNQRVRGRVFFRTVYFAPVVTSMVVASIVWAFMLNTDRGMLNELLRTLLHDPDAGPDWLGDSAYALPAIALMSAWQGAGFQMLVFLAGLQSISAEQYEAATLMGANAWQRFVHVTLPGLRNTIIFVLVSTTLLAFGLFTQVDVMTSGGPLDSTSTVVYHAVRNGFKEQDVGYGSTITLVFFLIVLALSLLQRLLVSKGESK
- a CDS encoding extracellular solute-binding protein, with amino-acid sequence MVLAVLTAPAWGAPQEIRLWRHDTGDVEMAAGRAAVERFNRSQQRWKVVVEAIPQGSYTESITAASMVGQLPCIIAMDQPTVPNFAWAGHVQPLDTLLPTDAVKRLLEGGRGSYKGKLYSVGQFDVALALFSRRSQIEALGVRAATLEHPYTAAEFHTILLKAKQSGRYRFPLDLNGRFKGEWSSYAFSPWLQSAGTDLIDRSSYLRVDGMLNSDAAIRVGRYYGRLFKDKLAERNPADDRAFEQERTLFHYTGSWKAREYSERFGDDLLVMPPPDFGDGPKIGAGTWQWGITRTCRQADGAAAFLTHLISTPEIAEASRATGLVPVTVESAAMTEHYRPGGDWRLYFEFARRYAVTRPATPGYPAMSSAFEKAMADIRSGKDAADALDEAVEAIEHNISRNNGYGFDAGKPRSAP
- a CDS encoding LacI family DNA-binding transcriptional regulator, with the protein product MATIHDVAEKAGVSIKTVSRVLNGATEVSEKTRERIELAMRSLEFTPSAAARMLRGRPTGLVAVIAERLTTTPDSSEIIKGIQLVCEQLGKVMLIGETGGSAAIASRLVADMRERRVEAILYATPFHRQVELAPLMGGTPAVLANCYEAAGRYTQVVPDDEGGGYAAAQIVLQAGHRKIAFLQLIQGMVATELRLRGFHRAMREHGVTPDAEWLIHGADEADADEFSHLSDAVDRLFAKANRPTAILCGNDKMAMRVIFILQRRGLRVPADVSIVGFDDFRLISEALDPGLTTVALPYREIGELSGRFALEQPPQEAATIHVPCVPVMRGTVSAPPSRTAAKDKR